From Methanosarcina lacustris Z-7289, one genomic window encodes:
- a CDS encoding methylenetetrahydrofolate reductase, translated as MHFNFREKLNSRKFLVTVEVSPPKGTRFSAPVEDVSQLKGVADALNVTDNQCSIMHMSSLAFSKLLLDQGHEPVMQLTCRDRNRIGLQSDLLGAYALGIRNICLMTGDYPTCGDHPGSKPVYDLDSVQLIELVRKLDSGIDLAGKKLDGGTSFCAGAVSGIDPENTMQLIKLEKKVRCGAEFIQTQAVYDVGMFEEFMEAVNHLEVPIIAGLIPLKSLVMAEYMNKNISGIHVPEETMLRMKDAVSPIEEGLSIASETIKELIKLSRGIHIMPIGSHKNTPKLLSMAGISEK; from the coding sequence ATGCATTTTAATTTTCGTGAAAAACTGAACTCCAGGAAATTTCTGGTTACTGTTGAAGTCTCGCCCCCCAAGGGGACCAGGTTTTCAGCTCCTGTGGAAGATGTCAGCCAGTTAAAAGGTGTTGCAGACGCTCTGAACGTTACGGACAATCAATGTTCAATTATGCACATGAGTTCACTGGCTTTCAGCAAGCTTCTGCTCGATCAAGGGCATGAACCTGTCATGCAGCTTACCTGCCGGGACCGGAACAGAATCGGGCTTCAATCCGATCTGCTGGGAGCATACGCTCTGGGAATCCGGAACATCTGCTTGATGACCGGTGACTATCCTACCTGTGGAGATCATCCAGGCTCAAAACCCGTTTATGACCTTGACTCCGTACAGCTTATTGAACTCGTAAGGAAGCTTGATTCAGGCATTGATTTAGCAGGAAAAAAGCTGGATGGAGGCACTTCTTTTTGTGCAGGCGCGGTCTCAGGCATAGATCCTGAAAATACGATGCAGCTGATAAAGCTTGAAAAAAAAGTCAGGTGCGGAGCCGAGTTTATTCAGACGCAGGCTGTGTATGATGTGGGTATGTTCGAAGAGTTTATGGAAGCAGTAAACCATCTTGAGGTGCCTATAATTGCAGGTTTGATTCCTCTCAAATCCCTGGTTATGGCTGAATATATGAATAAAAACATCTCAGGAATTCATGTGCCTGAAGAAACCATGCTTCGAATGAAAGATGCAGTTTCCCCTATAGAAGAAGGTCTTTCGATAGCTTCCGAGACGATAAAAGAACTGATAAAACTCTCACGCGGGATACACATTATGCCAATCGGGTCTCACAAAAACACTCCAAAATTGCTTTCAATGGCAGGAATTTCAGAAAAATAA
- the glyA gene encoding bifunctional serine hydroxymethyltransferase/L-allo-threonine aldolase has translation MSYIEKIDPELFEAIEKEAERQEYKLNLIASENYASKAVMEAQGSIMTNKYAEGYSGKRYYGGCDFVDVAENLAIARAKEIFGAKYVNVQPHSGSGANMAVYFSVLQPGDTIMSMDLSHGGHLSHGSPVSFSGKLYHIVPYGVSKETETLDYDELMKIAKECKPKMIVCGASAYPREINFKKFREIADEVGAYLLADIAHIAGLVVAGVHPSPVPYADFVTTTTHKTLRGPRGGMIITRTEELSIKVNKAVFPGIQGGPLMHVIAAKAVAFKEAMSEKFRQDQVQTVKNAKVLCSCLRQKGFDIVSGGTDNHLMLVNLNNMNITGKDAEAAMSKAGIIANKNTVPFETRSPFVTSGVRLGTPACTTRGMKEKEMELVADYIETAIKNAGNDALLSEVNGKVRDLCSRFPIYT, from the coding sequence ATGTCTTATATTGAAAAAATAGATCCGGAATTGTTCGAGGCTATCGAAAAGGAAGCCGAACGCCAGGAATACAAACTGAACCTGATTGCGTCAGAAAACTATGCAAGCAAGGCTGTTATGGAAGCCCAGGGCTCAATCATGACCAATAAGTATGCCGAAGGATATTCCGGCAAGCGCTATTACGGCGGCTGTGATTTCGTTGATGTTGCCGAAAACCTCGCGATTGCCAGGGCAAAGGAAATATTCGGGGCAAAGTACGTAAATGTCCAGCCCCACTCCGGTTCAGGCGCCAACATGGCAGTCTACTTCTCCGTACTGCAGCCTGGGGACACAATCATGTCCATGGACCTCTCTCACGGCGGACACCTTTCTCACGGAAGCCCGGTAAGTTTTTCCGGAAAGCTCTATCACATCGTGCCCTATGGGGTCAGCAAAGAGACGGAAACCCTGGACTATGACGAACTAATGAAAATTGCAAAAGAATGCAAACCGAAAATGATCGTATGCGGAGCTTCAGCCTATCCCCGTGAGATCAATTTCAAGAAGTTCAGGGAAATTGCCGATGAAGTCGGAGCTTACCTTCTTGCAGATATTGCCCACATTGCAGGGCTTGTAGTTGCAGGCGTACATCCAAGCCCTGTGCCTTATGCAGACTTTGTCACCACCACAACCCACAAGACCCTCAGGGGTCCCAGGGGCGGAATGATTATCACCAGGACCGAAGAGCTTTCAATAAAGGTAAACAAGGCAGTTTTCCCGGGCATTCAGGGCGGTCCCCTCATGCATGTCATAGCTGCAAAGGCAGTCGCATTTAAGGAAGCCATGAGCGAAAAGTTCAGGCAGGACCAGGTTCAGACCGTGAAGAATGCAAAGGTTCTCTGTTCCTGTTTGAGGCAGAAGGGTTTTGATATTGTTTCTGGCGGCACTGACAACCACCTTATGCTCGTAAATCTTAATAATATGAATATTACAGGCAAGGACGCGGAAGCTGCAATGAGCAAAGCCGGGATCATTGCCAACAAAAACACAGTTCCTTTCGAGACTCGCAGCCCCTTTGTAACCAGTGGGGTAAGGCTTGGGACCCCTGCCTGTACTACAAGGGGTATGAAAGAAAAAGAAATGGAATTGGTTGCAGATTACATCGAGACAGCAATCAAGAATGCAGGAAACGATGCTCTGCTGTCGGAAGTCAATGGTAAGGTAAGGGACCTCTGTTCAAGGTTCCCGATTTACACCTAA
- a CDS encoding methylenetetrahydrofolate reductase C-terminal domain-containing protein, whose amino-acid sequence MIITSAKPFEEILSLLKDEDDIFVVGCNVCAAKLKTGGEPEVLEMCRRLEESGKHVVGWVLPTAACSIRSFESLAEKNEKIKDARCILVMGCGSGVSAVSTVVDLPIYGSNNTLSLGGTSGGELLSNQCVMCGDCTINEYGGLCPKSQCPKALLNGPCGGAVDGMCEVNREKDCVWDLIYERLKKIDRLDLLYVIHAPKEHGFK is encoded by the coding sequence ATGATCATAACTTCAGCAAAACCCTTTGAAGAGATCCTTTCCCTATTAAAAGACGAAGACGATATCTTTGTTGTAGGATGCAACGTATGTGCTGCAAAACTGAAGACTGGAGGAGAACCTGAAGTCCTTGAGATGTGCAGGCGGCTTGAAGAAAGCGGAAAGCACGTTGTAGGCTGGGTTCTTCCAACTGCAGCCTGCAGTATCCGGTCCTTTGAATCTCTGGCTGAGAAAAACGAGAAAATAAAAGACGCACGTTGCATTCTTGTTATGGGATGTGGCAGTGGAGTTTCTGCTGTTTCCACTGTTGTGGATTTGCCTATCTATGGTTCGAATAACACTCTTTCACTTGGCGGTACCAGTGGAGGTGAGCTTCTTTCCAACCAGTGTGTTATGTGTGGGGACTGTACCATAAATGAATATGGTGGTCTCTGCCCGAAATCTCAATGCCCGAAAGCCCTTCTTAATGGGCCCTGCGGAGGAGCTGTGGACGGAATGTGCGAGGTCAACAGGGAGAAGGATTGTGTATGGGATCTCATCTATGAACGTTTGAAAAAGATCGATCGGCTTGACCTTCTTTATGTTATCCATGCCCCCAAAGAGCATGGTTTTAAATAA
- the folP gene encoding dihydropteroate synthase: protein MVVNTDICGIKVGDQYPAHVMGVINVSPESFYKGSISSPESALEIARKMVDDGAAFLDLGARSTWLFAEHISRKEELERLLPVLEALEGNVDAVISVDTMFSEIAEEALKRGADVINDVSGFTADPRMIEVVADHGCPAVVMASNKIPGDPLGMDSIIEALDSIIQAAEAGGVVPESLILDPAIGRWTEEKLPKYDFETLDDFERLKIFEKPLLAALSRKSFIGDVLGKPASERLYGSLAAAAIAVYKGAHIIRTHDVPETSDVIKLSGALRSRTSVVKEGRYEVSVLEVKTPQDAGIAMRNIGATRVGSQVMQGKSIHIMLKIRNLTTTEALIIKQEMLARGGDAALARDAVSHETETTDVLVMGTLLQFGRLARKLEGQARSLPVIAEMIRECISNRTNLEYRYLR from the coding sequence ATGGTAGTTAACACTGATATCTGTGGTATAAAAGTGGGAGATCAATATCCTGCACATGTAATGGGCGTTATTAACGTGAGCCCGGAATCGTTTTACAAAGGTTCGATTTCAAGCCCGGAATCTGCACTTGAGATCGCCCGAAAAATGGTTGATGACGGCGCAGCTTTCCTGGACCTGGGTGCGCGGTCAACGTGGCTCTTTGCAGAACATATAAGCAGAAAAGAAGAACTTGAGCGTTTATTGCCTGTGCTTGAAGCGCTAGAAGGCAATGTGGATGCGGTAATTTCCGTTGATACGATGTTTTCTGAAATTGCAGAAGAGGCTCTCAAAAGAGGGGCAGATGTCATAAATGATGTTTCCGGTTTTACAGCAGACCCTCGAATGATAGAAGTAGTGGCAGACCATGGCTGTCCGGCTGTGGTTATGGCTTCTAATAAAATTCCCGGAGATCCTCTGGGGATGGATTCCATTATTGAAGCACTTGATTCCATTATACAGGCTGCTGAAGCTGGAGGTGTAGTGCCTGAAAGCCTCATCCTTGACCCTGCAATAGGCAGGTGGACAGAAGAAAAGCTGCCGAAGTATGATTTTGAAACCCTGGATGATTTTGAACGCCTTAAGATTTTTGAAAAACCTCTGCTTGCAGCCCTTTCAAGGAAGTCATTCATAGGAGACGTGCTGGGGAAACCTGCATCTGAAAGGCTCTATGGCAGCCTGGCTGCAGCAGCAATTGCGGTTTACAAAGGTGCACATATTATCCGTACACATGATGTGCCCGAGACTTCTGATGTTATTAAGCTTTCAGGAGCCCTGAGAAGCCGGACAAGTGTTGTAAAGGAGGGCCGGTATGAGGTTTCGGTGCTTGAAGTAAAAACTCCTCAAGACGCAGGTATTGCAATGAGGAATATAGGAGCTACACGGGTCGGCTCGCAGGTAATGCAGGGAAAAAGCATCCATATTATGTTAAAGATCAGGAACCTTACAACCACGGAAGCTCTGATTATAAAACAGGAGATGCTTGCAAGAGGAGGAGATGCAGCCCTTGCAAGAGATGCAGTTTCCCATGAGACGGAAACTACTGACGTGCTTGTGATGGGTACCCTGCTGCAATTTGGACGCCTTGCCCGTAAACTGGAAGGTCAGGCTCGTTCCCTCCCGGTTATTGCAGAAATGATCCGCGAATGTATTTCAAATCGGACTAATCTGGAATACCGATATTTGAGGTAA
- a CDS encoding bifunctional methylenetetrahydrofolate dehydrogenase/methenyltetrahydrofolate cyclohydrolase has protein sequence MSDESYESRIIDGKVLAQQVEEEVRSGVEDLESNRGVIPGLATILVGDDPASKMYVRMKHRACERVGISAEDYLLPAEATQEDLLALIDTLNKNRDVHAILLQLPLPKHFSPQEAMEAMEAISPAKDADGFHPYNMGKLMIGDEGLVPCTPHGIIRALEEYDVPVKGKNAVIVGHSNVVGKPMAAMLLNRNATVSVCHIFTDDLKKYTLGADIIVVAAGVKHLIKADMVKEGVVIFDAGITQEEGGVFGDVDFKNVIQKASLVTPVPGGVGPMTIAMLMKHVLMCAEKNL, from the coding sequence TTGTCAGATGAAAGCTATGAGTCACGGATCATAGATGGAAAAGTTCTTGCACAGCAGGTTGAAGAAGAAGTGAGGTCAGGAGTAGAGGACCTCGAAAGCAACCGGGGAGTTATCCCCGGGCTTGCTACCATCCTTGTAGGGGATGACCCTGCATCAAAGATGTACGTCCGCATGAAGCACAGAGCCTGCGAGCGTGTGGGCATCAGCGCAGAAGACTACCTTCTTCCGGCAGAAGCCACCCAGGAAGACCTTCTTGCCCTGATTGATACCCTTAATAAAAATAGGGATGTGCACGCAATTCTGCTTCAGCTTCCGCTGCCGAAGCACTTCTCTCCGCAGGAAGCAATGGAAGCAATGGAAGCCATATCTCCTGCAAAGGATGCGGATGGTTTTCACCCCTATAACATGGGAAAACTCATGATCGGGGATGAAGGTCTTGTCCCCTGCACCCCTCACGGGATAATCAGGGCACTTGAGGAGTACGATGTGCCTGTCAAGGGCAAAAATGCGGTTATTGTCGGGCACAGCAATGTTGTGGGAAAACCCATGGCAGCAATGCTTCTGAACAGAAACGCAACCGTTTCGGTCTGTCATATATTTACTGATGACCTGAAGAAGTACACCCTTGGTGCCGATATCATAGTGGTTGCGGCAGGGGTTAAGCACCTTATCAAAGCCGACATGGTTAAAGAAGGGGTTGTGATCTTTGACGCGGGAATCACCCAGGAAGAAGGCGGAGTATTCGGAGACGTTGACTTTAAAAATGTAATCCAAAAAGCTTCTCTTGTAACTCCTGTCCCCGGTGGTGTGGGTCCCATGACAATTGCCATGCTTATGAAGCATGTGCTCATGTGTGCAGAGAAAAACCTTTAA